A window from Temnothorax longispinosus isolate EJ_2023e chromosome 1, Tlon_JGU_v1, whole genome shotgun sequence encodes these proteins:
- the LOC139809592 gene encoding craniofacial development protein 2-like encodes MMEVAEEVLRYGLDVVALQEVRWKGNGRIDKKNYSMFYSGSETRTGQRGTGFIINSKMKKSYLGFEPLGEKMCKLRLKGRFRNLSIISAYAPTEDANEEEKNAFYDELDRECSKIPKYDVLILPC; translated from the coding sequence ATGATGGAGGTTGCTGAAGAAGTACTGAGATACGGATTGGACGTGGTGGCACTACAAGAGGTGAGGTGGAAGGGTAACGGAAGGATAGACAAGAAAAACTACTCCATGTTCTATAGCGGATCCGAAACAAGAACGGGACAACGCGGAACAGGCTTCATCATTAACTCCAAAATGAAGAAAAGTTACCTTGGATTTGAACCACTAGGAGAAAAAATGTGCAAACTAAGGCTTAAAGGCCGATTTAGAAACTTATCCATTATCTCGGCTTATGCGCCTACAGAAGATGCCAATGAGGAGGAAAAGAACGCTTTCTATGACGAACTGGACAGGGAATGCAGCAAGATACCTAAGTATGATGTGCTGATTCTTCCCTGCTAA
- the LOC139809640 gene encoding uncharacterized protein has translation MDNGTNFASKEFNEFLERFQVNHSFSPPHHPATNGAVKNFVGTLKDKVSKIVKGGKRVDTAVNQFLFDYRSTPHCTTGKSPAYLLYGRELRTRFDLLRPNLRAKVSEKQGAQIGSRTQARGVQLSAGDAVMVDNYGKSGGKRIPGEIVEQLSLSTFRVQTEPGKVTKRHTRQIIKPSRRSERLAIKKRAII, from the coding sequence ATGGATAACGGGACAAACTTCGCGAGCAAAGAATTCAACGAATTTTTAGAGCGATTTCAAGTCAATCACAGTTTTTCGCCACCACACCATCCTGCGACAAACGGAGCAGTGAAAAATTTCGTCGGAACTCTCAAAGacaaagtttcaaaaattgtaaaaggGGGGAAAAGGGTGGACACGGCGGTGAACCAGTTCCTTTTCGACTATCGCAGTACACCACATTGTACGACAGGCAAATCACCGGCGTACCTTTTGTACGGACGTGAGCTTCGAACGCGTTTTGATTTGCTCCGACCGAATTTGCGCGCTAAAGTCAGCGAGAAGCAAGGCGCACAAATAGGGTCTCGAACACAGGCGCGGGGGGTACAATTGTCAGCGGGGGACGCCGTAATGGTTGACAACTACGGGAAGTCAGGCGGAAAACGCATCCCAGGCGAAATTGTTGAACAATTGTCACTATCAACTTTCCGAGTCCAGACCGAACCAGGAAAGGTAACTAAACGTCACACTAGACAGATCATCAAACCGTCGCGGCGATCGGAGCGCCTAGCAATTAAGAAGAGAGcgattatttga